A single Perca flavescens isolate YP-PL-M2 chromosome 2, PFLA_1.0, whole genome shotgun sequence DNA region contains:
- the LOC114547166 gene encoding endothelial zinc finger protein induced by tumor necrosis factor alpha-like isoform X1, with the protein MVQIEAAVMGPDTASVPKTASSEESPREVEKVISESDSNDASTTTEPENSNQPEGNVSDKCYPCSICGKVFDRPSKLERHKPVHARKPKTLYQCQHCDKSFTQEEKLSRHQNCHNRTNQHPCPDCGKVFNRPSKLERHKRTHSKKPKVPHQCSYCMKTFSKLNKLVRHKRMHTGEKPFTCSVCGKGFSESGHCKAHEKTHEEQPEKPHCCADCGMCFFKASELRRHFRSHTGEKPFRCTLCESCFSRSEGLKRHMRSHTGERPYKCIICAKGFYSRQDLNIHGLTHSGEKPHLCPVCGKGFSQLGNMKEHEQNVHIKSEKYICNECGATFTRYKSLTKHQRTHTGERPYLCLTCGRRFSWSHSLSRHRRTHTHRQMSMDTSKDILSFEGPSENPSN; encoded by the exons ATGGTCCAAATTGAG GCTGCAGTCATGGGCCCAGACACTGCATCTGTCCCTAAAACAGCATCTTCAGAGGAAA GTCCCCGAGAAGTCGAGAAGGTCATCTCAGAATCAGATTCCAATGATGCTTCAACCACCACTGAGCCCGAGAACTCCAACCAGCCAGAGGGCAACGTATCAGACAAGTGTTACCCGTGCTCCATCTGTGGCAAGGTGTTTGACAGACCATCAAAGCTAGAGAGGCATAAACCTGTACACGCGAGGAAGCCTAAAACTCTTTATCAGTGTCAGCATTGTGATAAGAGTTTCACACAAGAAGAGAAGCTGAGCCGACACCAGAATTGCCACAACAGGACAAACCAGCACCCCTGTCCTGACTGTGGGAAAGTGTTCAACAGGCCGTCAAAGTTAGAGAGACACAAGCGCACCCACTCAAAGAAACCAAAGGTGCCTCATCAGTGTTCCTACTGCATGAAGACATTCAGTAAACTTAACAAACTTGTCCGGCACAAGCGAATGCACACCGGGGAAAAGCCTTTCACCTGCTCGGTCTGTGGAAAAGGATTCTCTGAGTCCGGTCACTGCAAAGCACACGAAAAGACGCACGAGGAGCAGCCAGAAAAACCTCACTGCTGCGCGGACTGTGGGATGTGTTTCTTCAAGGCCTCAGAACTCCGTCGGCACTTCCGCTCGCACACGGGAGAGAAACCTTTCAGATGCACCCTGTGTGAGAGCTGCTTCTCCCGCTCAGAAGGGCTTAAGAGACACATGAGGAGCCACACAGGGGAAAGACCCTACAAATGCATTATCTGCGCAAAAGGGTTTTATTCCCGTCAGGATTTGAATATTCATGGGTTGACCCACTCAGGAGAGAAACCACATCTTTGCCCCGTGTGTGGCAAAGGCTTCTCACAGCTGGGCAACATGAAAGAACATGAACAAAACGTTCATATTAAGTCAGAGAAATATATTTGCAACGAGTGCGGGGCAACCTTCACACGGTACAAGTCACTGACAAAACATCAGCGGACACACACAGGAGAAAGACCCTATCTGTGCCTCACCTGTGGTCGCAGGTTTTCATGGAGCCATTCTCTTAGCAGACAccggaggacacacacacacagacagatgtctATGGACACATCAAAAGACATATTAAGTTTTGAAGGACCCTCTGAGAATCCtagcaattga
- the LOC114547166 gene encoding endothelial zinc finger protein induced by tumor necrosis factor alpha-like isoform X2, producing the protein MGPDTASVPKTASSEESPREVEKVISESDSNDASTTTEPENSNQPEGNVSDKCYPCSICGKVFDRPSKLERHKPVHARKPKTLYQCQHCDKSFTQEEKLSRHQNCHNRTNQHPCPDCGKVFNRPSKLERHKRTHSKKPKVPHQCSYCMKTFSKLNKLVRHKRMHTGEKPFTCSVCGKGFSESGHCKAHEKTHEEQPEKPHCCADCGMCFFKASELRRHFRSHTGEKPFRCTLCESCFSRSEGLKRHMRSHTGERPYKCIICAKGFYSRQDLNIHGLTHSGEKPHLCPVCGKGFSQLGNMKEHEQNVHIKSEKYICNECGATFTRYKSLTKHQRTHTGERPYLCLTCGRRFSWSHSLSRHRRTHTHRQMSMDTSKDILSFEGPSENPSN; encoded by the exons ATGGGCCCAGACACTGCATCTGTCCCTAAAACAGCATCTTCAGAGGAAA GTCCCCGAGAAGTCGAGAAGGTCATCTCAGAATCAGATTCCAATGATGCTTCAACCACCACTGAGCCCGAGAACTCCAACCAGCCAGAGGGCAACGTATCAGACAAGTGTTACCCGTGCTCCATCTGTGGCAAGGTGTTTGACAGACCATCAAAGCTAGAGAGGCATAAACCTGTACACGCGAGGAAGCCTAAAACTCTTTATCAGTGTCAGCATTGTGATAAGAGTTTCACACAAGAAGAGAAGCTGAGCCGACACCAGAATTGCCACAACAGGACAAACCAGCACCCCTGTCCTGACTGTGGGAAAGTGTTCAACAGGCCGTCAAAGTTAGAGAGACACAAGCGCACCCACTCAAAGAAACCAAAGGTGCCTCATCAGTGTTCCTACTGCATGAAGACATTCAGTAAACTTAACAAACTTGTCCGGCACAAGCGAATGCACACCGGGGAAAAGCCTTTCACCTGCTCGGTCTGTGGAAAAGGATTCTCTGAGTCCGGTCACTGCAAAGCACACGAAAAGACGCACGAGGAGCAGCCAGAAAAACCTCACTGCTGCGCGGACTGTGGGATGTGTTTCTTCAAGGCCTCAGAACTCCGTCGGCACTTCCGCTCGCACACGGGAGAGAAACCTTTCAGATGCACCCTGTGTGAGAGCTGCTTCTCCCGCTCAGAAGGGCTTAAGAGACACATGAGGAGCCACACAGGGGAAAGACCCTACAAATGCATTATCTGCGCAAAAGGGTTTTATTCCCGTCAGGATTTGAATATTCATGGGTTGACCCACTCAGGAGAGAAACCACATCTTTGCCCCGTGTGTGGCAAAGGCTTCTCACAGCTGGGCAACATGAAAGAACATGAACAAAACGTTCATATTAAGTCAGAGAAATATATTTGCAACGAGTGCGGGGCAACCTTCACACGGTACAAGTCACTGACAAAACATCAGCGGACACACACAGGAGAAAGACCCTATCTGTGCCTCACCTGTGGTCGCAGGTTTTCATGGAGCCATTCTCTTAGCAGACAccggaggacacacacacacagacagatgtctATGGACACATCAAAAGACATATTAAGTTTTGAAGGACCCTCTGAGAATCCtagcaattga
- the cfap52 gene encoding cilia- and flagella-associated protein 52: protein MALETQGVPQLELEAVIGFNGHVFSGLRVHPDREHLIYPLGCTVILKRIKDGKQEFLHGHTNNVSCISVSKSGIYIASGQVNFMGFQAMVIIWDYAQRTIYAQLLLHKAKVEALAFSPGDKYLVSLGGQDDGSIVVWDIETKQAICGSPASPHSAGHCLTVQYSNINDNIFVSAGSGTLRVWELDLPNRKIRPTECQTGKLKRIVKCIEITEDDKFIFCGTTSGDIMKINLKTGLLSDYGPVKAKYSLGVSVIRILKSGDLLVGSGSGTFTLCSRTNFKTLKKVQLEKRVTSIALRGEGQQFFVGTEAAQMYRFSYENFKSELISTSHNSAVKDVAISFGTSELFATCSEEDIRLWHIDQPKELLRITVPNMTCNSLDFMVDGHSIISAWNDGKIRVFAPESGRLMLIVHNAHRMGVTAIAGTRDCKRIVSGGGEGQVRVWELQPHGHRLLETMKEHKATINCIKIKSDDKECVTASSDGACIIWDLVRFASLQMVIANTLFRTVCYHPEEYQIITSGTDRKVSYWDVYDGSAIRELEGSLSGAINGLHITQDGKHFVTGGDDKLVKVWDYMEGAVTHIGIAHGGSITSIKVCSNNSTLVSTSADGAILRWRFPHPSSS from the exons ATGGCTCTTGAAACACAGGGAGTGCCTCAACTTGAACTGGAGGCTGTTATTGGGTTCAACG GGCATGTGTTTTCTGGCCTGAGAGTCCATCCAGACAGAGAGCATCTAATCTATCCTCTGGGATGCACAGTCATTCTAAAGAGAATCAAAGATGGCAAGCAAGAGTTCCTGCATGGACACACAAACAATGTATCCTGTATTTCAGTGTCCAAAAGTGGAATATATATTGCCTCTGGACAAGTCAACTTCATGGGCTTTCAG GCTATGGTTATCATCTGGGACTATGCTCAGCGAACAATCTATGCCCAGTTGTTGCTCCACAAGGCAAAGGTAGAGGCACTGGCCTTCTCTCCCGGCGACAAGTACCTGGTGTCCCTTGGTGGTCAGGATGATGGCAG cATTGTGGTATGGGATATTGAGACCAAGCAGGCCATCTGTGGGAGCCCAGCTTCACCGCACAGTGCCGGTCACTGCCTCACTGTGCAGTACTCTAACATAAACGACAATATCTTTGTTTCTGCTGGGAG CGGAACATTGCGTGTCTGGGAGCTGGACCTCCCCAACAGGAAGATCAGGCCCACCGAGTGTCAGACAGGCAAACTGAAAAGGATTGTGAAATGTATAGAG ATCACAGAGGACGATAAATTCATTTTCTGTGGCACCACCAGTGGAGACATAATGAAAATCAACCTGAAGACAGGGCTTCTGAGTGACTATGGTCCAGTTAAAGCCAAATACAGCCTG GGTGTCAGTGTCATAAGGATACTGAAGTCTGGGGACCTGCTTGTAGGCTCTGGATCTGGCACCTTCACTCTGTGTTCCAGGACTAACTTCAAAACTCTTAA GAAGGTGCAGCTGGAAAAGAGGGTGACCTCCATCGCTCTAAGAGGGGAGGGCCAGCAGTTCTTTGTTGGAACAGAGGCTGCTCAGATGTACCGCTTCAGTTATGAGAACTTCAAATCGGAACTCATTTCCACCAGCCACAACAGTGCTGTCAAGGACGTAGCCATATCTTT TGGAACGTCAGAATTGTTTGCAACCTGCTCTGAGGAGGACATCAGGTTGTGGCACATAGACCAGCCCAAAGAGCTGCTGCGCATCACTGTACCCAACATGACCTGCAATTCCCTGGACTTCATGGTTGACGGACATAGCATCATCAGTG CATGGAATGATGGTAAGATTCGTGTGTTTGCGCCAGAAAGTGGCCGGCTCATGCTCATCGTTCACAATGCACACAGAATGGGTGTGACAGCCATCGCTGGCACCAGGGACTGCAAGAGGATTGTCagtggagggggggaggggcag GTGCGTGTTTGGGAGCTGCAGCCACACGGCCATCGGCTGCTGGAGACCATGAAAGAGCACAAAGCCACCATCAACTGTATCAAAATCAAGAGTGACGACAAAGAGTGTGTCACTGCCAGCTCTGATGGTGCCTGCATCATCTGGGATTTAGT GCGATTTGCAAGTCTTCAAATGGTGATTGCCAACACACTGTTCCGGACGGTGTGTTACCACCCAGAAGAATACCAGATCATTACCAGTGGCACTGACAGAAAG GTATCCTACTGGGATGTGTACGACGGCTCTGCCATTAGAGAACTGGAAGGCTCGCTATCTGGGGCCATCAATGGCCTGCACATCACACAGGATGGCAAACACTTTGTAACAG GTGGAGATGACAAGCTGGTGAAGGTGTGGGACTATATGGAAGGTGCAGTGACCCACATAGGAATAGCTCATGGCGGCAGTATCACCAGCATCAAGGTCTGCTCCAACAACAGCACCTTAGTCAGCACCAGCGCAGATGGAGCCATTCTTCGATGGCGGTTCCCTCACCCCTCTTCCTCTTAA